From the Chryseobacterium wanjuense genome, one window contains:
- a CDS encoding HPF/RaiA family ribosome-associated protein, producing the protein MKITVHSIGLTPHEPLESHIDKKVSKLDTFYDKIQECKVFLKVENNADKLNKTSEIILVVPGDDIVVKKTCATFEESLDLCVDTAKKLLIKKKELA; encoded by the coding sequence ATGAAGATCACAGTACATTCAATTGGTTTAACACCTCACGAACCATTAGAATCACACATTGACAAAAAAGTAAGCAAACTTGATACATTTTATGACAAAATTCAAGAATGTAAAGTGTTTTTAAAAGTAGAAAATAATGCAGATAAACTAAACAAAACTTCTGAAATTATTTTAGTGGTTCCGGGAGATGATATCGTTGTAAAAAAGACATGCGCAACCTTTGAAGAAAGTTTAGACCTTTGTGTTGATACTGCTAAAAAGCTATTAATCAAGAAAAAAGAATTAGCGTAG
- the rpsU gene encoding 30S ribosomal protein S21, with amino-acid sequence MLIIPVKDGESIDRALKKYKRKFDKTGTVRQLRSRQQFIKPSVTLRQARLKAAHKQRALSKEEQA; translated from the coding sequence ATGTTAATAATTCCAGTAAAAGATGGAGAATCCATCGATAGAGCATTAAAAAAATATAAAAGAAAATTTGATAAAACAGGTACAGTTCGTCAATTAAGATCTAGACAACAGTTTATCAAGCCTTCTGTAACTTTAAGACAAGCTAGACTTAAAGCTGCTCACAAACAAAGAGCACTTAGCAAAGAAGAGCAGGCTTAA
- a CDS encoding tyrosine-type recombinase/integrase — MLNKFLEYLQFEKRYSPHTITSYKKDLEDFSHFYLKTESSEDISKADKKVIRNFIVELSENNISKRSINRKLSSLRSFYLFLLKIGEIKVSPTESISSLKFYPEKQIPISKEEMQTLTDKVFEQMHDILEKCIMEVLYQTGIRKAELCGMMFENVNLDGNELKIIGKGNKERVIPISADLSDLLKSYLEIRQPQTEYKSYFFVNKKGKKLTEKFVYVVVNKYLSLITTKEKRSPHILRHSFATHVLDNGAEISKVKKILGHSSLASTQVYTNANIEQLKKVFNQAHPRASKKEEL; from the coding sequence ATGTTGAATAAGTTTTTAGAATATTTACAATTCGAGAAGAGGTACTCACCTCATACCATTACAAGCTACAAAAAAGACCTTGAAGATTTTTCTCATTTCTACCTCAAAACAGAATCTTCAGAAGATATTTCCAAAGCAGATAAAAAGGTCATTCGGAATTTTATCGTAGAATTAAGCGAAAATAATATTTCCAAAAGAAGTATCAATAGAAAATTATCCTCACTTCGTAGCTTTTATCTTTTCCTTCTTAAAATAGGCGAAATTAAAGTTTCTCCCACCGAAAGTATTTCTTCCCTCAAATTTTATCCCGAAAAGCAAATTCCCATCTCTAAAGAGGAAATGCAGACGCTTACGGATAAAGTCTTTGAACAGATGCATGATATCCTGGAAAAATGCATCATGGAAGTACTTTATCAGACCGGGATTCGTAAAGCTGAGCTTTGTGGTATGATGTTTGAGAATGTTAACTTAGACGGAAATGAACTGAAAATAATCGGTAAAGGAAATAAAGAAAGAGTAATTCCCATTTCCGCAGATTTATCAGATCTGTTGAAAAGCTATCTGGAAATACGGCAGCCACAGACAGAATATAAATCATATTTTTTTGTGAATAAGAAAGGTAAAAAACTCACCGAAAAATTTGTTTATGTGGTGGTTAATAAGTACCTTAGTCTTATAACAACAAAAGAAAAAAGAAGTCCTCACATCCTTCGTCATAGCTTTGCTACACACGTTTTGGATAATGGGGCGGAGATCTCCAAAGTAAAAAAAATATTAGGACATTCCAGTCTTGCAAGTACTCAAGTCTATACGAATGCTAATATTGAACAATTGAAAAAAGTGTTTAATCAGGCTCACCCTCGAGCCTCAAAAAAAGAAGAATTATGA